The Rhododendron vialii isolate Sample 1 chromosome 3a, ASM3025357v1 nucleotide sequence TTAAAGTATAAAATGACGGTCTCAAACTATTTTTAGCCAAAGAAAAAATTAGGATCCATTGTTCAaaatttaccttctttttttttttttgacaaaagtgagaagTACTGTATTGATAAACCCAACGGCACTTACACAACGAAATTCATTACAGATAATTTGGACAAaatcaaactaatcatctaactgatacaaaatgagaaaaaacgAGGCGATTGATGTCTTTCATCCCTAGCCCAGGCATAGCTTGACGCACcttttgctgagcaaaaaattcatatatcctATAGTAGTCTCAAAAAGAGATACATTGCTAGCTAAGAAAAAAAGTACTGCATTGATAAACCCAACGGCACTTACACAACGAAATTCATTACAGATAACTTGGACAAAACCAAATTAATCATCTAACTGATACAAAATGAGAAAGAACGAGGCGATTGATATCTTTTATCCCTAGCTCAGGCATAGCTTGACGCACCTTCTGCtgagcaaaaaattcatatatcctATAGTAGTCTCAAAAAGAGATATATTgctagccaagaaaaaaaatactgcaTTGATAAACCCAACGGCACTTACACAACGAAATTCATTACAGATAACTtggacaaaaccaaactaatcatctaactgatACAAAATGAGAAAGAATGAGACGATTGATGTCTTTCATCCCTAGCCCAAGCATAGCTTGACGCACCTTCTGCtaagcaaaaaattcatatatcctATAGTAGTCTCAAAAAGAGATACATTgctagccaagaaaaaaagacaacaagaatCCAGACGATCAGATGAAATTCGACTAGAAATGAACACACTAATAAATTTCTAGCAAACTACCAATAGATGCATATTAATCTTCTCGAGACCTTAAGCCCCATAATATTTGAGCCGGCCTTGATCATAGTAGTATAGGATTGATCAATTAGCTCAGTCGGATATAGGTAAAAAGCTTAATCAATTCTTTATTTACAAtttcctaacaaaaaaattaaagaaaaatatgtGATCAAACCTTTATTAATTGATAACCGATTGAAcaaatttttatataaaaaaatatttttgaaaaattcaacgACCCCAATCAAATGGTGCACCCATAGTCAGATTCgtgtaaatttttaatttttttaaaatttgaactttgTAATTGTACGTCAAAATGCAAGAGAGGCTTCTTTACAACTAATAATatgagaaacttttatgtatatcGGGGATACCAACCCCTTGGTATTCCTCCGGTCCATTTTGtatttttcggccatttttcgATTATATTTGGATGATcggctccgttcattttgttgaatTCGGCGAGAACCTTTAGCATAccaaaaatcgtgttcatcGAATTTTAATAGGTACATGATtggcacacgtgaaaattgaagaaaaccaaaactgggTCCAGAAATACACTGAATTAGAaccagttttggttttttttcctattttcacATGTGCCAataatctatcaaataaaatccgaTGAATACAATTTTTGGTATTATTAAAGTTCTCGTCGAACTCAACAAAATTAACAAAGCctatcatcaaaatatgatcgaaaaatagctaaaaaataagaaatagacCAGAAGGGGATACCAAGGGGTTGGTATCTGGTATCCCCGGGATACATAACGTTGCGATTGGACTTGAAATGAGTGCGTGGGCAACCCTCCTCCTCCCTTGTTGAAGGGCAGATCGctatttatagagagagagagagagagagagagagagagagaatggaggggGAAACAAAATCAAGGTTCAAGAGAATATGTGTGTTCTGCGGGAGCAGTTCGGGAAATAAAGCTAGCTACCAACATGCTGCTGTTGAGTTGGGTAATGAACTGGTACGCACGTATCTCATattaacctctctctctctctctctctctctctctctctctctggagaTGATAGTACATACTCATATAATCTGAACCCATCTAACCATAAAAAAATCTAAGAACACAacatttcaaaacacaactctTGGATACAAACGTGTCCGGAACTATTCGATACGTGCAGATACACTCATATGCGTTGAATTGTACTAGACGAAGCTGTGTCGTCTGAGTTTTGCTCCAAACTTGTGTTCTTAGCCTCTTTTACCATTTAAATTGTGTTAGTTTACATTGTTAATCCATCTTTATTTATGATTGTCAAATATTTTGATCCATATATTGATCATCTTCTATTTCCGCGCTTGTGATCACTTTTGTCTCAGTTGCATTGTATGGCGTGGCCTCTGTTTTTTAATGCcccaagttttttttcccttgagaaGTGATTTTGTTGTCGATTTcgattcctttttctttctccagtCGGTTGGGTCATGGATGTGAAGGAGTGCTCTTTATTGAATATATGAAACTTATTACGCTTAAAGTTCCATtccgctaaggaaaataagtagtTAAAAGGTGATCGATGTATTGTGAGACCTATCTcgtaaagagaaaaataagtacttaaaaaatacgaTCCTTAGCGGAGCAGGCTTAATTTCTGAAGATATGGAGTATGTGAATACTGTTGAGGGAATTAGGATCGAGAAGGTTTAGGGTTTATGTTTGGCATGAGTCATGAcagaggcagagagagagagagagagagagggtggttTGCTAGCTGTAACCTGGCTGTCAGTTAAGCAGCCTTCTTGCATGATCTTAGTTTATGGGGATCTCAACGGTGTTACGCCCACTGCACGGTTTTACTGTTTTCTCAATTTTACAGTCCgtctcgacaattaatggtcaaaattttaaaaaaaactcttccgagGTTAAATTCTTCCGCGaaagagtttgtttaaaattcaaaccattcaaaacacttttgaaccgTTAGATTGAATGCAATGGGAGGAGCGATAAAAGAGAGGGGTGAGCATAGACTTTTCGATCTCCgaaaattacataaaacaattactccctccgtccggatttaattgtccctagttctattctaaccggctaaaaaacgcgttatatctttgaatctgtaatgaatttcatatcgaatatggatcttgtttgatagacctcgattagttctataatacaatattttcgaaatcacgtaaaacattttaaattggaagatataatcgattgaaaaattacacgaactccaaaaaatgactattaaatccggacggagggagtattttttgcACTTCTCTCCCCactatttttatgtttttggtCATTGCTTATGTGAATTTACAAAAGTTTCCATaagtcaaaaacaaaaattagaatGCTGATATGCAGAAgggaagtgtcaaaatcaacaCTGAAAGTATAgtgctagaaaaaaaaaaaaaacaggggcAAATAATCTCATGACGTCATTTTTCTTCCATACTAAAAAGCAAAACAATTTAAAACTAATTTACCGTGATTGCATTTAaactaataaattaataatactCGAAGTTGAAAAAACTTGTGTTCTTTACATGGTCATTCATTGTAATGATATGCGTCATGTTAGATGATACTTCGGTCCTCTGTTTAAGTGAGAGTCCTtagaaatttcaatttttttacgaAACATGTAATTCTTACACCTACTTTTCATCATTATCCCTATATTCTACCTATATTACACTATTTTTATTCACGTAGGAGGGacatttttggaattttatcaaatttctacttctatttttgaaatggaacaatcattttggaacattTTAAAATGGAACAAGGTACTATCAATTAGGAACGGAGCTAGGGAGTAGTATCTTGCAGTTacaataaattttaaatataaaaaatatctTCAATTTATTTTTGCGATGAATTTTCTGATAAATAAATATTGTTAATTAATTTACAGTTTTTTAATATGAAGAATGTGTCTGAAACAGTTAAAAAATGGGCTGCCTATGAATGGGGAACCAAACGTGCCTCCTTGATATCATAACACGACCAAGTCTTTTGAGCgtgtcgtctctctctctctctctctctctctctctctccttcctagGGCATGCACTTCCATCACCCAAACCACCGTGATTTTTGTTTATGGGGCTAATCAATCTTATAGTACATTACATAAATACAAATCGATTTTATATGCAAAAACATACTCACGCACAGACGCACTCAATAGCCCCCACATTGGGTTGTGTTTccctaatttaatttaattccATTCATTACGTTCTTCAATGAACTGGATTTTTTTGAAGACAATGAACTGGATTAGTGTTAATTATTTTAGTATTATTTACCGTCAGTTGATGGGTTTTCTGACACGTGTTAATGTTTTTCTAATGGTTCTTATGATGATGAATTGTTAATTTAATTGAAGGTGGAGAGAAGGATTGATTTGGTCTATGGAGGTGGTAGCGTGGGTCTCATGGGTCTTGTTTCTCAGGCTGTTCATGATGGTGGGCGCCATGTTCTAGGGTATatgctctctccctctctatctctctctctctaaacgatTGGAAGTGTCAAAAGACAcgaatcattttccaaaaataaaaataaaaattcatgggTGCACCATTTGGTTTACACCAAATATACTACGGATTGTGTGAAATCCCATAAATGATagactccgatcatttttgtgagCTCGGGTACAGATTCCAAATGTATACCCATAGAAGCTTTAGTACAAAATATTTCTTACATGTGAGCAATAATTTTACAACCGCTTGCAAAACATGTGGATCCCGCACACACTCGAGGTGCGCATGGCGTGTGAACCTCACACGACTTGCAAGTGAGTTTGTATATTTGTTTGTAGTAAAATTGTAGTACATGTGAGTCCTACCCATATATAGAAGTGATTTTTGTATATAATGCTTACCTGAGTTACTAAATCTAGGacttgttttataaaatttaacTTGAGGGGAAAAACAAAGATTCTAGATTACACAACTTGAATGGTTGATATTGTTATTAGCTTCACATAATAAAATTGGGATATATATAGGAAGGATTTTGGGCCCAAATGGAAGAACAAATCACTACAGCAATGTCCACCGGCTCACATCGCCAACTAATTATATATGTTCCCCAAGCTTACATATAAATTTCGCACGCTCCTAATATTTTTGACGCGATTTTATGACTAAAATATAGTAGTAATAGCTATAGTCATTTGGAGACGTTCTAATTAAGATAGTATGCGATTTTCTCATTTTCCCATATCTCTGTGAAAGGATTAATTTTCAATTATGTTCTTCCCCAAAAGGCAGACATCATGGAATAAAATTCAGGCTTCTCGATCacagtctcttttttttttttgatccgcttctCGATCACAGTCTTGAGGGActtgttttcactttttttgaCACAAAAGAGGACATGTTTCCTGtcttttggagagagagagagagagagagagagagagagagagagagagagtgtaccTCGGGTACAAATACTCCAGTATTGTGTAGTAAATTTGTGAAGCTTTTGGGCCAACATGATATGATCATTGATCAGTAAGCTAGATGGAAAAATCCATTTTTATCTTTGCAGTGTCAGTTTTCCATGGAAAGAGGTGGAAAAAGTgtgtgaaaactgaaaagtatACATGGAacctttttgagaaaaaaaaatattcaccaAACAGTACTAATCTGCCCCTCAGAAAATAATAACagtaataattaattactagAATAACATATTTTCTGTATGCTGTTTCCCTAACCAAATTTCTGCGCTGGGGATCATCTTTCTTTTTGTCTAATTTTCTTGTTTATGTGGCATTTCTAAAAAGAATTTGCTAGAGTTGGTTACCACAAGAAGTTTATTTCCTCATTTTGAAATTGTATATtaattttggttctttttttttttttttttgtggggggggTTGTTGCAGAATTATTCCAAGGACACTAATGCCTAGAGAGGTAAAAATATCACATACTTCCATTCCAAtccttctctttcctttttgaaCTGCATGGAGTACTATGTTTCCAAATGGAGCAATGCTCCGGCGACCACACTTTAGATACAATGTGACGTCAGACGTGTCGTTACTGTATTGGTAAAGTACATGGCAAATGATATATGTATTACGTACAAAACAGTGGTGACACATCACATCACATAGTATCCAAAATATGGTCACCGAAGCATTGGAGTTTCAAATGTGAGACAACATTTTACTTTTTGATGCTTGCATTTACTAATCATCTTTCCCGTAATCTGTTTTCCTTGAAACTTTACTAAATATATACGATATATCTCAAATTCATTCGATAAATATATTTCTATTAGAGTTTTATTCATTCTAAGCTTTTATATAAGTGTTACAACAGATAACTGGTGAATCGATTGGAGAAGTGAGAACTGTATCCGATATGCATCAAAGGAAAGCAGAGATGGCCCGTCAAGCCGATGCCTTCATTGCCCTTCCCGGTACTTGAAattcacagttttttttttttcatttgataaaagaaaatcagTTCATGTAAAAATCTGGATTCTATTTATTAATTTGATTCGTATTGTTTTGTTGTATATCAACTTTAGGTGGTTATGGCACATTGGAGGAATTACTGGAGGTCATCACATGGGCTCAACTGGGGATTCACCGTAAACCTGTATGCTCCATTTCCACATTCTTCGTTAGTTTGTTACAAGGTTTAGAGGGATGCCCCATGCGCGCGCGCTAAATTTATTAATCTGTACGATTTTGCTGTACCAATAGATCACTTAATGCTAAACAATTTGGGAATCGAATCATAGTTTCAATTGGGGCAAAATCTAGGTTTGAACGGGAGAAAaagttgattttgaaaaagtagtttggataaaaaggAAGTGTTGGTCAGAAAAGGGTGTTtaattagtagtagtagtatgttATAGAAAATGATACACACAatatttgtttggattttaTCTGGATTGGTAATAATCCACAGATCAGTTGACGTGCGCATGCATAAGTTGGTCCGGACACCTAAGTTATAAAAAAcggtttgattttttattttataatgtACTTATCAAACTTATTAAATCGATGTTATGACTGCTAGCCACCTATTGATACTAAAAATTAAACAACTAATGAATTGTGGTATTGTAAATTAACGCAGGTGGGATTGTTGAATGTGGAGGGATACTATAATTCGTTGTTGAGTTTCGTCGACAAGGCCGTCGATGAAGGCTTTATCTCACCAACTGCGCGCCGTATTATCTTGTCCGCTCCCACCGCCAAGCAATTGGTCAGACAACTCGAGGTATCTCTCTATACTATACACACTAAGCAATGGATCCGGATGGCACCAGGGCACACTTTCCTTTTTTGCAAAACAATATCGTGTGTACATCATTTTGGTGAAACAATTACTTtattgtttggatttttttccGTCTTAATCAGGACTATGTGCCAGAGTACGACGAAGTTACATCCAAGTTGGTGTGGGAGGGGGTGGAGAGACTGAATTATGTACCCGAATCCGGTGTCCCGACATAACACACACAAGCATGATGAACTATACTAATGGTCTTTTTTGCCCCTTAGCAAATACCTGGGATACACCTAATTTACATGGTCTTAACACTGTTCAGATTCAGGCACATAGACTTGAATTTTTGGTACTGTGCCCTCAATTGACTTTTCATATACTTCTGGGGATTATATGTACTCTTTTTTGTGGAAAGAATCCATTTTTGTCAAGCTTTAAGTTATGTGGCTGTATTCTGAACTATGAAAAAAGATTAAGGAttctcttgttctttttctttcttccatgGGAAGATTAAGACTCCGTTTGGCTGGGTTTAAAGTATTTTACAACTGAAAATGTTct carries:
- the LOC131321397 gene encoding cytokinin riboside 5'-monophosphate phosphoribohydrolase LOG7, with translation MGLVSQAVHDGGRHVLGIIPRTLMPREITGESIGEVRTVSDMHQRKAEMARQADAFIALPGGYGTLEELLEVITWAQLGIHRKPVGLLNVEGYYNSLLSFVDKAVDEGFISPTARRIILSAPTAKQLVRQLEDYVPEYDEVTSKLVWEGVERLNYVPESGVPT